In Carassius carassius chromosome 7, fCarCar2.1, whole genome shotgun sequence, one genomic interval encodes:
- the rad23aa gene encoding RAD23 homolog A, nucleotide excision repair protein a, with the protein MQITLKTLQQQTIQIDIDDEQTVKALKEKIEAEKGRESFPVAGQKLIYAGKILQDDTPIKEYKIDEKNFVVVMVSKTKAPGSPTAPSEPPKSAAAPSSSSSPPPVPAPASLPIPRDECSDDPPATISPAQSPERASGLGADGEDASSTLVKGQEYDAMLTNIMSMGYERDKVVAALKASYNNPHRAVEYLLNGIPTVPVQETTPAPAQLPTDTQPAEGENPLEFLRSQPQFQSMRQVIQQNPSLLPALLQQLGQENPQLLQQISQHQELFIQMLNAPVGEGEVEGGEGGEFADLGALADEAAPESYIQVTQQEKEAIERLKALGFSEALVVQAYFACEKNENLAANFLLNQNFEDE; encoded by the exons GTGAAGGCATTGAAAGAGAAGATTGAGGCTGAGAAGGGCCGAGAAAGTTTTCCAGTAGCAGGACAGAAGCTGATCTACGCTGGGAAAATCCTGCAGGATGATACGCCCATCAAGGAATACAAAATCGATGAGAAGAACTTTGTGGTGGTGATGGTGTCCAAG ACAAAAGCACCAGGATCACCCACTGCACCCTCAGAACCACCCAAATCTGCCGCTGcgccttcctcttcctcctctcctcctcccgtTCCAGCTCCTGCCTCCCTTCCCATCCCCAGAGACGAGTGTTCAGACGACCCTCCTGCAACCATCTCGCCTGCACAGAGCCCTGAGCG TGCCTCAGGTCTCGGGGCTGATGGGGAAGATGCATCTTCAACATTAG TCAAAGGTCAGGAGTATGACGCCATGCTCACAAATATCATGTCTATGGGCTATGAGAGAGATAAAGTGGTGGCGGCACTCAAGGCCAGTTATAACAACCCTCACCGTGCTGTGGAGTATCTGCTCAAT GGGATTCCTACTGTCCCAGTGCAGGAAACTACTCCTGCTCCAGCTCAGCTCCCCACAGACACGCAGCCCGCAGAAG GTGAGAATCCACTGGAGTTTCTGCGCTCTCAGCCGCAGTTCCAGAGCATGAGGCAGGTGATCCAGCAGAACCCGTCCTTACTGCCAGCCCTCCTGCAGCAGCTGGGACAGGAGAACCCCCAACTCCTGCAG CAAATCAGCCAGCATCAGGAGCTCTTCATCCAGATGCTGAACGCACCGGTGGGTGAGGGTGAAGTCGAGGGTGGAGAGGGTGGAGAGTTTGCTGATTTGGGTGCTCTGGCTGACGAGGCGGCTCCTGAGAGTTACATCCAGGTGACGCAACAGGAGAAAGAAGCCATCGAGAGG ttAAAAGCTCTGGGGTTTTCAGAAGCTCTTGTGGTCCAGGCGTACTTCGCCTGTGAGAAGAACGAGAACCTGGCTGCAAACTTCCTGCTCAATCAGAATTTCGAAGACGAGTGA